The following are encoded in a window of Spea bombifrons isolate aSpeBom1 chromosome 2, aSpeBom1.2.pri, whole genome shotgun sequence genomic DNA:
- the ABHD13 gene encoding protein ABHD13, giving the protein MEKHWVFWAFAERWLLALASWSWALCRISLLPLILTFNMYGGVILLLLIFVSIAGILFKFQDVLLYFPDQPSSSRLYVPMPTGIPHENIFIKTKDGVLLNLILLRYTGDNANFSPTIIYFHGNAGNIGHRLPNALLMLVHLKVNLLLVDYRGYGKSDGDPSEEGLYLDSEAVLDYVMTRPDIDKTKIILFGRSLGGAVAVHLASENAHRIAALMLENTFLSIPHMASTLFSFLPMRYLPLWCYKNKFLSYRKISQCRMPSLFISGLSDQLIPPFMMKQLYELSPSRTKRLAIFPDGTHNDTWQCQGYFAALEQFIKELTSNHCPEENAKTSNVTII; this is encoded by the coding sequence ATGGAAAAGCACTGGGTATTCTGGGCTTTTGCAGAGAGGTGGTTGTTGGCGTTGGCTTCCTGGTCTTGGGCGCTGTGTCGAATATCTCTCTTGCCTTTAATTCTGACCTTCAACATGTATGGCGGTGTAATTCTGCTTTTGTTAATCTTCGTATCCATAGCCGGAATACTATTTAAATTTCAGGATGTGTTGCTCTATTTTCCTGACCAGCCTTCTTCCTCGCGACTTTATGTTCCAATGCCAACAGGAATtccacatgaaaatatatttattaaaacaaaagatgGAGTACTTCTTAACCTCATACTGCTGCGATACACTGGAGACAATGCAAACTTTTCACCcaccattatttattttcatggtAATGCAGGGAATATTGGTCATAGGCTGCCGAACGCTTTGCTGATGCTGGTCCACCTAAAAGTAAACTTGCTTTTAGTTGATTATAGAGGATACGGAAAAAGTGACGGGGACCCTAGTGAAGAAGGCCTGTATCTAGACTCGGAAGCCGTGCTCGATTATGTTATGACTAGGCCCGACATAGATAAAACAAAGATTATATTGTTTGGACGCTCTTTGGGTGGAGCAGTGGCGGTCCACCTAGCATCAGAAAATGCACACAGGATTGCAGCTCTAATGCTAGAAAACACTTTTCTTAGCATTCCTCATATGGCTAGTACCCTGTTTTCCTTCCTTCCAATGCGATATCTTCCTCTATGGTGCTACAAAAACAAGTTCTTGTCTTATAGGAAAATTTCCCAATGTCGAATGCCTTCCTTGTTTATCTCTGGGTTGTCAGACCAATTAATTCCACCGTTCATGATGAAGCAACTCTATGAACTATCTCCATCCCGGACTAAAAGATTGGCAATATTTCCCGACGGGACACACAATGATACATGGCAATGTCAAGGCTATTTTGCAGCACTTGAACAGTTTATTAAAGAACTGACCAGTAACCACTGTCCAGAAGAAAATGCAAAGACTTCTAATGTGACCATTATATGA